GAGAAAGCGATTATTATGTTGCGATCCGTAGAGAGGCGTAACCAACCCCACAAGTTAAGAAGGCTTTTGGGATAATAAGAATCAAAAACTGATATTTTTCAAGTGTTCCGACAAGAATGAGGCTTTTTACTTGCAAGAAGTATGATTTTCTGATAGAGAAAAATCTCCCGAGTCTTTCCGCCCCACCACCCAAAATTAGGGAGAGGCGCAAGTTTCACAGAGGATTTGTCGTAATTCCGACAGATTTATCTTCGGATCCAAGTATTTGGTGGGGTGGGGTTATGTTAGAGAGTAACACTTTAATTTCTTATTCGCCCAAACTTTCAACCGTCGAACTCACGTTAAATTAAATGATTTAAAATTTTTCGGAACCAATAAAAAAATTCTGAATTTATTGTTTCTCTAAAAATTCAATCTGTATTTTACTTTTTTTGAACCGAGAAATTTTATAAAAATGCCTATCTAAAAATAAAAAACCCCGGCATTAATTTAGCACTGGGGTTTTTATTTTAAAAAATCTTTTTTCGAAACGTGGAAACTTTTATCCAACCAAATAAAGAAGTGGAAAAAGATAAATCCAGATCAAGTCGACTACGTGCCAGAAAAGGCCTACCCCTTCCACAGGTGTGTAATAAGAGGAATTTACTTCCCCTTTAATTACCTTAATCATCACCCAAATAATAAGCCCGGCTCCAATCAATACGTGAGATCCGTGAATCCCGGTCATCACAAAGTAAAAACCGAAAAACATAGCCGCGTTTTTGATATCGACCATTTCAGTGTTCGTAAAGAATTTTCCCGGCAAAAGTCCGTGATGGATTTTCGCAGAATATTCGAAATACTTCACGACCATAAACGTAAGTGCGCATAAGACAGTAACGGCAAGTGCAATTATAGCTTCTTTCTTTTTACCC
The nucleotide sequence above comes from Leptospira weilii. Encoded proteins:
- a CDS encoding cytochrome c oxidase subunit 3 family protein — its product is MSTAKHAEFHHAHHFDSAEHQYDASKQGIWLFLVTEILMFGALFVGYTIYHSLHPEIFHAGSHHLSVPMGAFNTVVLLFSSFTMALGIHYVQVGKKKEAIIALAVTVLCALTFMVVKYFEYSAKIHHGLLPGKFFTNTEMVDIKNAAMFFGFYFVMTGIHGSHVLIGAGLIIWVMIKVIKGEVNSSYYTPVEGVGLFWHVVDLIWIYLFPLLYLVG